In the genome of Sphingomonas alpina, the window TCCCATAACACTCGCTCGTGTGGAAGAAGTTGCCCGGTCAAGCTGTCCGACATTGCATTCCTCGACATTCCCTGAAGGTGCTCTGCCATCGCGTAGCGCCAATAAGCAGGCGTAACAACGCCTGGCGCCCGAAGGCGCGAGGCGCTGCGCGGCCTCAAGAATTACGGGATTTTGGGGACACAATATTAATTAGCAATATTGCGCTCCTATAGTCCCGGCTCGTGATGATCTGGCCGCGCAACCCGCGTAAGCGCATGATCTCGTGCGAGATGTTGAGGAAGCGCAATGCCCCATGCGAGCCCAAGTCGCCGCAGAAACACGATAAAAACATAGCCCCAGTCGCTCTGGCCGGGATAGAGGCCGATCCGCGCCGACCCGGGATAAGCGTGATGGTTGTTGTGCCACGCCTCGCCCATGGTGGGGATGGCGGCCCATGGGACATCATGCGCCTGCACGCCGGCTTCGTTGACCAGCCAGCTCTGCGGCCCCTTGCGATGGGCGAGATGTCCAACGAACCAATGTCCGGTGACCGAGGCACTGACCCGCACGCAGACGCCCCAGACGACCCAGCTCCAGCCGCCGCCGGCAAAGAGGATCAGCGCGATCGGAAGTTGCTGTGCCATCCAGGTGGCTTCGAGAAACCGATAAAAGCGGTCGCGCCCGACATCGCCGAGATCAAAGGCTGGTGGCCGCGTCAGAACCAGCCGGCAATGGAGTTGCCACCATCCATCGATCAGCATCGGTTTCCGATGAGCCAGATAGTCGTGGCAATCAGGCTGGCGTTGCGCCCAGTCTCGCAGATCGTGCGTCCGGATCATCCAGAACGGCCCGCTCATCCCGACGCAAGTACCGGCCCATACGAGACTGCGCTCCAGCCAGAGGGGGCATTCGAAGCTGCGGTGGATGAGCCGCCGATGAAAGCCGACGCTGTGCCCAAGGAGCAATGTGCCTCCCGTCAACGTCACAAAAACAAGCAACGCGCTGAGGCTGAACAGCTGCGGCGCGAACACCATCGAGGCCGCAAGCATGCCGCCATTCCACAGCGAATGGATCGGG includes:
- a CDS encoding acyl-CoA desaturase, giving the protein MVRWDPIHSLWNGGMLAASMVFAPQLFSLSALLVFVTLTGGTLLLGHSVGFHRRLIHRSFECPLWLERSLVWAGTCVGMSGPFWMIRTHDLRDWAQRQPDCHDYLAHRKPMLIDGWWQLHCRLVLTRPPAFDLGDVGRDRFYRFLEATWMAQQLPIALILFAGGGWSWVVWGVCVRVSASVTGHWFVGHLAHRKGPQSWLVNEAGVQAHDVPWAAIPTMGEAWHNNHHAYPGSARIGLYPGQSDWGYVFIVFLRRLGLAWGIALPQHLARDHALTRVARPDHHEPGL